One Silene latifolia isolate original U9 population chromosome 4, ASM4854445v1, whole genome shotgun sequence DNA segment encodes these proteins:
- the LOC141652474 gene encoding phospholipase A1 PLIP2, chloroplastic-like — MEGLCVRAGINGLIGPGLGGSSGPNTGPNKYGAVLRSSSSTGNLISSDKTTSLSSKFSAFNHPFKSLFSNKGVALDDAVLIEERKSDQGQDSHFNASTSSSCDHDDDDDDDQCDGCRVDDDDDELMEEFDRDSFTKLLKKVSLNQAKLYAQLSFLSDLAYDIPSIKPENLLKRQGLRYVSSSIEKREQLAEAEKKEALAKATAESEALAEGQEGSQAEAVEGDNQKPDVRKSAAYHIAVSAASYLHSRTQAIFPSRSTKDENRSSKDENRSINSEMASLMATTDSVTAVVAAEEEVKQAVADDLNSISSSPCEWFVCDDEKSATRIFVIQGSETLASWQANLLFEPMQFEELDVFVHRGIYEAAKGMYQQMLPEVLAHMKTHGSRAKFRFAGHSLGGSLSLLINLMLLKRGEVPYASLLPVITFGSPCVICGGDNLLLELGLPKSHVQAIVMHRDIVPRAFSCNYPRPAAQLLKALNKSFRNHPCLNNQKLLYAPMGEMLILQPDTKVSPQHDLLPSGSGLYLLTCKASDATETEKQLRAAKKAFLNRPHPLEILTDRSSYGSGGAIQRDHDMKSYVKCVRGVVRQELVRVRKAERERRRKVWWPLIKPRVIETGIVVRSSFGPAQFNFAGALRTGRESLKRFSRLVASQHMHLLVLLMFPTRLLLIGAYNMIPR, encoded by the exons ATGGAAGGTTTATGTGTGAGAGCAGGGATTAATGGGCTGATTGGGCCGGGTTTAGGGGGGAGTAGTGGGCCTAATACCGGGCCAAATAAATACGGCGCTGTTTTAAGGTCATCGTCGTCGACGGGGAACTTGATCTCGTCTGATAAAACGACGTCGTTGTCGTCAAAGTTTTCTGCTTTTAATCACCCTTTTAAATCTCTGTTTTCTAATAAAGGGGTTGCTTTAGACGACGCCGTTTTGATCGAGGAGAGAAAAAGTGATCAAGGGCAAGATAGTCATTTCAATGCTTCCACATCATCATCATGTgatcatgatgatgatgatgatgatgatcagtGTGATGGGTGtagggtagatgatgatgatgatgaattgaTGGAAGAGTTTGATCGAGATTCATTTACAAAGTTGttaaagaaagtgtctttaaatcAAGCTAAATTGTATGCTCAATTGTCTTTTTTGAGTGATTTAGCTTATGATATCCCTAGTATTAAG CCGGAAAATCTTCTGAAACGCCAAGGTTTGCGTTATGTATCTTCTTCGATTGAAAAGAGGGAACAATTAGCTGAGGCTGAAAAGAAAGAAGCATTGGCCAAGGCCACGGCTGAAAGCGAGGCCTTGGCTGAAGGTCAGGAAGGTAGCCAAGCTGAAGCTGTTGAAGGCGATAATCAGAAACCTGATGTGAGAAAATCTGCTGCCTATCATATTGCTGTCTCTGCTGCTTCTTATTTGCATTCTCGGACCCAAGCGATTTTTCCCTCTCGTTCCACCAAAGATGAGAATCGCTCCTCAAAGGATGAGAATCGAAGCATTAATTCTGAGATGGCTTCGCTTATGGCTACCACAGACTCAGTGACAGCTGTGGTTGCTGCCGAAGAGGAGGTAAAACAGGCTGTTGCAGATGATTTGAACTCGATAAGCTCATCGCCTTGTGAGTGGTTCGTCTGTGATGATGAGAAGAGTGCAACCAGAATTTTTGTTATTCAG GGATCCGAGACACTGGCTTCTTGGCAGGCTAACCTACTTTTCGAACCAATGCAATTCGAA GAGTTGGATGTTTTTGTGCATAGAGGTATATATGAAGCTGCAAAAGGTATGTATCAGCAAATGTTGCCCGAAGTCCTGGCTCACATGAAAACCCATGGTAGTCGGGCTAAATTTCGGTTTGCCGGTCATTCTCTTGGAGGAAGTTTATCGTTGCTTATAAATCTCATGTTGCTGAAGCGAGGGGAAGTTCCTTATGCTTCACTTCTTCCAGTCATCACGTTTGGATCACCCTGTGTCATCTGTGGGGGAGATAATTTGCTTCTCGAGTTAGGACTTCCAAAGAGTCATGTTCAGGCTATTGTGATGCACCGAGATATTGTTCCCCGAGCTTTCTCTTGCAACTATCCGAGGCCCGCAGCTCAACTTCTTAAGGCTCTAAATAAAAGCTTTCGGAACCACCCTTGTCTTAACAACCAG AAGCTTCTGTATGCACCCATGGGAGAGATGCTAATTCTACAGCCGGATACAAAAGTCTCACCACAACACGACCTGCTCCCCTCGGGAAGCGGTCTTTATCTACTAACTTGCAAGGCGAGCGACGCTACTGAAACCGAAAAGCAACTCCGAGCagcaaagaaagctttcttaaacCGTCCCCATCCACTAGAAATCTTAACCGACCGCTCTTCTTATGGAAGTGGTGGGGCCATCCAACGAGACCACGACATGAAATCTTACGTAAAATGTGTGCGGGGTGTAGTTCGTCAGGAGCTTGTTCGAGTTAGAAAGGCTGAAAGAGAGCGGCGCAGGAAGGTCTGGTGGCCTCTCATCAAGCCTCGTGTCATCGAAACAGGTATCGTTGTGCGCTCTAGTTTTGGACCGGCCCAGTTCAATTTCGCGGGCGCCCTTAGAACCGGAAGAGAATCCTTAAAAAGATTCAGCAGGCTTGTTGCATCACAACATATGCATTTGCTAGTTTTACTCATGTTTCCTACAAGACTTCTGCTCATCGGTGCTTACAATATGATTCCCAG GTAG